AGCTGAGCGGCGCGCCGGCCAGCGGTCTGGTCACCAGGCCGGGCGCCGGCGGGAACGTCGCCCGGCACAGCCCTATCGCCCGCCCCACCTGCACCAGATGGACGACGGAGGAGGTGTCCGTCTCGTACACCGACACCGGGGTGAAGCCCGACCGCGCGCAGGCCGCGGTGAAGCAGTCGGCGAAGCAGCCGTCGCCGGGCACGTCCGCCCAGCACTCGTCCGCCAGCGCCGCCAGGTCCAGCTCCGCCTCACCGGCCAGGGCGTGGCCCTCCGGCAGCATCACGAAGACCGGGTCCACCCCGACGACCTCCCAGACCAGCCGGTCCGCCAGCGGCGGCGGACTCTCGCCGCACGTCCCGATCAGCGCGAAGTCCAGCCTGCCGTCGATGATCAACGAGGCGATCTCCGCCACCGACCACGAGGTGTACGTCGACACCGGTGCCGACGGGTGTGCGGCGGCCATCCGGTCCACCAGACCGCCGAGCAGCGGACCGTGCGTGCCGCCCAGCCGGAACCGGTCCAGCGACCCCGTGGCGTTGGCGAACCGCACCGCCTCCGCCTGGAGTTCACTGACCGCGGGCAGCACCACCCGCGCCCGCTCCAGCACCAGTTCGCCGAGCGGGGTGGCACGCGCTCCGGTGTGGTCGCGGTCGAAGAGAGTGCCGCCCAGGGCCTTCTCGATCCGCCGCAGTTGAGCGCTGAGCGCAGGCTGGGCAAGCCCCAGCGTGGCGGCGGCCTTGGTGAGGCTGCCCGTGTCGGCAATGGCACGGACCGTTCGCAGATGGCGCAACTCAAGCTCCATAAGGGCAAGTTATGGGCCCGGGAGTACCCCGGCAATATGTGCGCTCCGCCTACCGTTCGGTCGGTGTACACGTGCCGTGGGCCCGGTCGTCCCCCTGCGGTCCGCCGGGGGCGGGGCGGGACCTTCCGGTTCAGCCGTGCCAGGCGCCGTCCCCGGCGGCCTCGCGGACGAAGACGGAGAAGGCCTTCGGCTCCCGGCCCAGGACCCGCTCCACGTCGTCCGTCGTCGCCGTGTTGTGGCCGTCCAGCAGCGTCGCGAACAGCCCGGCCAGGAATTCCGCCTCCGGACCGAACACCCCGAACTCCTCCAGCAGCGACGCGTACGCGGTTCCCGTCACCGGCACGTACCGCACCGGCCGGCCCGTCGCCCGGCCCAGCTCCTCGGCCGCCTCCGCGAACGTCAGGCTCCGGGGGCCCGTCAGCTCGTACACCGCCCCCGCGTGCCCGTCCCCGGTCAGCGCGGCCACCACCACGTCGGCCAGGTCGTCGAGGTCCAGGAACGGTTCCGCCGACGTGCCCGCGGGGAACACCACCTCGCCGCCGAGCACGCCGTCCACCAGCGGCCCCTCGCTGAAGTTCTGGGCGAAGAACGCCGAGCGGACGACCGTGACCTCCGCAGTCCCGGCGGCCCCGCGCAGCGCCTCCTCGGCGAGGGCCGCCTGCGGTTCGCCGCGACCCGACAGCAGCACCACCCGGCGCACCCCGCACGCCGCGGCGGTCCGCCCGAAGGCGGCCATGGCCTCCACGGCCCCGGGCACCGCCAGGTCCGGGTAGTACGCCACATAGGCGGCCCGGACGCCGCGCAGTGCCGCCGCCCAACCCGACGCGTCCTGCCAGTCGAACGGCACTTCGCCCGTGCGTGAACCCGAGCGGACCGGCACCCCGAGGGCGGTCAGCCGCTCCACCACCCGACGGCCCGTCTTCCCCGTGCCGCTCGTCACCAGAACCGTCCCCGCCGCCGTTCCCGCAACCGTTCCCTCCGCCGCTCCCGCTCCCGCTCCCCGCTCCGCCACCTGTCCCACGCCCCGTCCACCGCTCTCGTCGTCGCTCGTGCCGTTGCCGTCGTCTCGTCGTGCGAACGCGTTCTCCGTCATGGCTCCAGACTCCCGGGCCCGCGACCGACCGGACATGCTCCAAAGACTCAGGCGCCTACTTCTCCGTCCACGAGGCGGCGCGTCCACGAAGCAGCGCGTCCACGAAGCTGTGCCCGCGCCCACGCGGCAACGCGCCCACGCGGCAACGCGTCTAGGCTGCGGCCATGGACCCTCTCGCCGGACTCCTGGACGGACCGCGCGCCCGGGGTGCGTTCCTGCTCCGCATGGTGATGGAGCCGCCCTGGGCGGTACGGGTCGAGGACCGGGCCCCGATCTGCCTCATGTCGGTCCGGCGCGGCACGGCCTCCATCGTCCCGTCCGGCGGAGGCGAACCGGCCCGCCTCGGCCCCGGGGACATCGCGGTGCTCCGCGGCCCCGATCCGTACACCGTCGCCGACGCGCCCGGGACGACGCCCCACGCGCTCATCGGCCCCGGCGGCGTCTGCACCACGCTGCACGGCCGGCCGCTCTCCCAGGACATGGTGCTGTCCGTACGGACCTGGGGAAACGCGGCCGACGGCGCCACGTCGGTCCTCGTCGGCACCTATCTGCTGGACGGCGAGATCAGCCGCCGTCTGCTGGACGCCGTGCCCCCGCTGCTCACGGTCCCGGCCGACGCGCGTACCCGGCCGCTGCTGGACCTGCTCGACGCGGAGATCTCCCAGGAGGAACCGGGCCAGCGCGTGGTCCTGGACCGTCTGCTGGACCTGCTGCTCATCGCCGTGCTCCGCGCCTGGTTCGCCCGGCCCGGGGCCGACGCTCCCGCCTGGTACCGCGCGATGGGCGACCCGGTCGTGGGCGCGGCGCTGCGGCTGCTGCAGCACGACCCGGGCTACCCCTGGACCGTCGCCTCGCTGGCCTCCCGGGCCGGGGTGTCCCGGGCCGGTCTCGCCCGGCGGTTCACCGAGCTGGTCGGGGAGCCGCCGATGGCGTACCTGACCGGTCGGCGGCTCGCTCTCGCGGCCGACCTGCTGCGCGAGAGCGACGCCACGGTGGAGGCCGTGGCCCGGAAGGTCGGCTACAGCACCCCCTTCGCCTTCAGCGCGGCGTTCAAGAGGGTCAGGGGCGTCAGCCCGCAGGAGTACCGCGGCGGTCCGCCGGGGGACCGGCTCGATTTGCCGGAACGGCAAAGAAGATTGCCGGGCGGCCGTCCTTCGGAGAGGCTGATCCCATGAGCAGCCACGCCGGTCACGGCCACCACGACGCGCACGCACCCGCCACGCCCGTACACGCCCACGCCCCTGCCCACGCTCATGCCCATGCGCACGGATCGGTCGGCGATCCTGCGACGGAGATCGACTGGGACGTCCTCGGGCCCCTGCTGGAGCAGGAGGCCGAACTGGGCGGCGCGCAGTACGAGGAGGCGGCCCGCTGGATCGCCGCCCTGCCCACCGCGCCGGCCGTCCGCCGGGTCCTGGACATCGGCAGCGGCCCCGGCGTCGTCTCCTGCCTGCTGGCCGAGGTCTTCCCGGAGGCCGATGTGGTGGCGGTGGACGCCACACCCGCCCTCCTGGACCGCGCGAAGAACCGTGCGCGACGCCTCGGCGTGATCGACCGCTTCCAGACGCTGGAGGCGGAACTGCCAGGAGACTTCGGCCGCTTGGGGGAGGCCGATCTGATCTGGGCGGGCAACTCCCTGCACCATCTGGGCGACCAGCGCGCCGCTCTGGCCGGTTTCGCCGGGCTCCTGCGGCCCGGTGGCACGGTCGCGCTGGTGGAGGGCGGGCTACCCACCCGCCGGCTGCCCCGCGACATCGGCATCGGGCAGCCCGGCCTGGAGGCACGGATGGGCGCTGCCGCCGCGACCCGCTTCGAGCACATGCGGTCCGAACTCCCGGGCGCGAAGCGGGAGACGGAGGACTGGAGTGCGCTCTTCACCGCGGTCGGCCTCGTCCCGCAGGGCACCCGGAGCTTCCTCCTGGACCTGCCCGCCCCGCTCTCCCGCCCCGCCCGCGACCATGTCGTCGCGAGCATCACCCGCGAGCGGGAGGTGCTCGGCGGGCTGCTGACGGCCGAGGACAGCGCCGTACTGGACCGGCTGCTGGACCCCGAGGATCCCGAGGGCCTCCACCACCGCCCCGACGTCCACCTGCTCACGGCGCGCACGGTGCATCTGGGCCGCCGCGGCTGATACCGGCGACGCCGTCCCGGGCTCCCGCTGCCCTGCCCTGACCCGCCCTACGCCACCGGCTCCGACCGCGTCACCGGCTCCAACTGCCACCACTGGAAGGGCGAGTCGGTGTCCTCCCACTGCTGAACCGTGCCCCCGGCCCCGGTGGACCGGTCGGCGACCTCCATGACGAGACCGCTGATGAAACTCACCAGCGTCACCGTCCCGGGCGCCTCCGGGTGCTGCTCGATCAGCCACTCCTGGGCGCCGAAGTTGTTGGCCTTCCACTGCTGGATCCGGGTGCCGTTCTGCGTGTCGGCTCCTGCCACGTCCAGCCGCTTCCCGCTGTGCTCGTTGACCAGGTGGAAGAGGGCCGCGCCCTCGTGCACCGGGGCCAGCCGCCACACCTGCGCGGCCGTCCCGTCGTCCTCGCCCTGCTGGACCCGGGCCCCACTGCCCTTGGCGGCGCCGTACACCTCCAGCACCAGCTTGCTGCCGACGTTGCGCAGGCGGTACGGACCCGCCTCGACGACGGGCGCGAGTTCGCCGCTCATGTTTCCTGTCTCCCCGGTTCGACGTGGGTACTGCCGTACTGCCGCCGGCGCACCGGCTGACGACGGCGCCCCCACCGTGATGTCGGTGGGGGCGCCGTCGGCCGGACGCTCAGGCGCCGGCGTTGAACTCCGCCGGGTCGGGGCCGAGCCGCTTGCCCTCGTCCAGGGCCGCGAAGGCGGCGAGGTCGTCGTCGTCCAGCTCGAAGCCGAACACGTCGAGGTTCTCCTTGATCCGCGACGGGGTCACGGACTTCGGGATCACGATGTTGCCGGTCTGCAGATGCCAGCGCAGCACCGCCTGGGCGGGCGTCCGGCCGTGCTTCTGGGCGATGGCGACGACCGTCGGCACCTCCAGCAGGCCCTTGCCCTGGCCGAGCGGCGACCACGCCTCGGTGGCGATGCCGTGGTCGGCGTGGAAGGCGCGGAGCCCGGCCTGCTGGAGCTGCGGGTGCAGCTCGATCTGGTTGACGGCCGGGACCACGGAGGTCTCGGCGAGCAGCCGCTTCAGGTGCTCGGGATGGAAGTTCGACACGCCGATGGCCTTCGCGCGGCCCTCGGCGAGGATCTCCTCGAACGCCTTGTACGTGTCCGTGTACGCGTCCTTCGCCGGGACCGGCCAGTGGATCAGGTACAGGTCGACGTAGTCCAGGCCGAGCTTGTCCAGCGAGGCGTCGAAGGCGCGCAGGGTGCTGTCGTGGCCCTGCTCGCTGTTCCACAGCTTCGTGGTGACGAAGAGCTCGTCGCGGGCGACGCCGGAGGCGGCGATGGCCTTGCCGGTGCCCGTCTCGTTCTCGTAGATCGCGGCGGTGTCGATGCTCCGGTACCCGGTCTCGATGGCCGTGGCGACCGCCTTCTCCGCCTCGTCGTCCGGCACCTGCCAGACACCGAAACCGAGCTGCGGCATGTCGAGGCCGTTGTTGAGGGTGATGGAGGGGACCTTGCTCACGAGCGGTCGATCCTAACGTCGTCGGTGGGTGACTCCCCACGACAACGACCGGGCGGGTCCCAGCATTCCCACCCACGTCCAGCAGCCTCGATCGCGCCGCCGAGTCCGTGGAATCGCGCCGCCGGGTCGCCGCCGGGTCGGCGGTCCCGCACCGCCGGGTCAGTGGTACAGCGCGTCGACCTCGACCGCGTACGCCGTCTCGATCGCCTTGCGCTTCAGCTTCAGCGAGGGCGTCAGCAGCCCCGTCTCCTCGGTGAACGGATGGGCCAGGATGCGGAACGTACGGATCGACTCGGCCTGGGACACCGCCGTGTTGGCGGCCACCACCGCCCGGCGGACCTCCATCTCCAGGTCCGGGTCCCGCACCAGGTCGGCCGGGCCGAGCGGAGTGCGGCCCTGCATCGACAGCCAGTGCTCCACGGACTCCTGGTCGACGGTGACGAGCGCCGCGATGTACGGGCGGTCGTTGCCGACGACGATGCACTGCGCGACCAGCGGATGCGCCCGTACGCGTTCCTCCAGACCGGCCGGGGAGACGCTCTTGCCGCCGGACGTCACCAGGATCTCCTTCTTCCGCCCGGTGATCGTCAGATAGCCGTCCTCGTCCAGCGCACCGAGGTCCCCGGTGGCGAGCCAGCCGTCCTGCAGCACCGTCCGGGTGGCCACCGGGTTGCCCAGGTAGCCGGAGAACACGTTCGGCCCGTGCACCCACACCTCGCCGTCGTCCGCGATGTGCACCGACGTCCCCGGAATCGGCTGTCCGACCGTCCCGTAGCGGGTGCGCTCGGGAGGGTTCGCCGTCGCCGCCGCGGTCGACTCGGTCAGCCCGTACCCCTCGAAGACCGCCACCCCGGCTCCCGCGAAGAACAGCCCGAGCCGGCGGTCCATGCCCGAGCCGCCCGACATCGCGTGCCGCACCCGGCCGCCCATCGCGTCGCGGACCTTCCTGTAGACGACCTTGTCGAAGAACTGGTGCTGCATCCGCAGCCCGGCCGAAGGACCCGGACCCTTCCCGAACGCCTTCTGCTCCAGGGCCTCGGCGTACTTCACCGCGATGTCGACGGCCTTGTCGAACGGCCCGGCCCGGCCCTCGGCCTCCGCCTTGCGCCGGGCCCCGTTGAACACCTTCTCGAAGATGTAGGGCACCGCCAGGATGAACGTCGGCCGGAACGTCACCAGGTCCGGCATCAGCGCGTTCGCGGACAGCTCCGGCTGATGCCCGAGCCGGACCCGGCCGCGGACCGCGGCGATCTCGACCATCCGCCCGAAGACATGGGCCAGCGGCAGGAAGAGCAGGGTGGCCGCCTCGTCGCCGGGCTTGGAGTGGAACACCGGCTCCCAGCGCGTGACCATCGTGTCGCTCTCGAACATGAAGCTCGCGTGGGTGATCACGCACCCCTTGGGGCGGCCCGTCGTCCCCGAGGTGTAGATGACGGTCGCGACGGAGTCGGGCGTCACCGCGCGCCGGTGCCGCTGCACCACTTCCTCGTCGATGTCCGCGCCCGCCCCGAACAGCTCGTCCACCGCTCCGGCGTCCAGCTGCCACAGCCGCTTCAGACGCGGCAGCCGGTCGATCACCGAGCCGACGGTCATCGCGTGGTCCTCGTGCTCGACCATCACCGCCACCACCTCGGCGTCGTGCAGCATCCACAGGACCTGCTCGGCGGAGGAGGTCGGGTAGATCGGCACCGACTGGGCCCCGACGGACCAGAGCGCGAAGTCGAAGAGCGTCCACTCGTAGCGCGTACGGGACATCAGCGCGACCCGGTCACCGAACCGCACCCCGTGCGCGATCAGCCCTTTGGCGAGGGCCAGCACCTGATCGCGGAACTCCCCGGAGGTCACATCACGCCACTGGCCACCGGCATCCTTGCGGCCGAGCGCGACGTAGTGCGGATCGTCCTCCGCGTAGTCGAAGACCACATCGGCCAGACCGCCGACCTGAGGTGCCGCCGGCATGGGTGGGACAGTGAAATCGCGCAATGACATGCTCCTCGTGGCGCTCCGCACAGCGCCGCGACGCTACCCCAAGCGGGGGCCCGGCGGGAGGGGCCGGGCCCGGCCGCACCTCCTGTCGTCCGCCCAGGTCAACCGTCGAAATCCGGCCAGATGGGCAAGGCTCGGGCGTCCGGCCGGTTCAGTTCTGCCGGAGGGGTAAGCGGCTCGCGCCGGAATCTCCACCGAATCCGACCGCCGTGACCACGGCGACCACCGACTGTCCTGACCACCACCGCGACCGTAGTGACCACCGACTGTCCTGACCTCCGTGACCTCGGCGACCACCGTGACCTCGGCGACCGTGACCGCTGCCGGTCCGTGGAGCGGCTACGCCCCTTCCCCGCCGCCGGTCCCGCGGTGCAGCCGGTCGCCGCCCGCCAGGATCGCGGAGGCCAGCGCGTCGGCCGCCTCCTGGGCCGCGCCCCGGCGGCTCCCGTGCAGCAGGACGAAGTCGACGCCGCCCAGCTCCGGCAGCCCCGCCCTGGCCGGAACCGGCGTCAGCCCCGGCGGAACCATCCCCCGGGAGTGCGCCATCACGCCCAGGCCGGCCCGCGCCGCCGCGACCAGACCGCTCAGGCTCGTACTCGTACAGGCGATCCGCCAGGCCCGCCCGTGCTCCTCCAGCACCTCCAGGGCGCGGGCCCGGGTGATGGCCGGTGGCGGGAAGACGACCAGCGGCACCGGGCTCTCCGGATCCACGCGCAGCTGCGGCGCACCGATCCAGTCCAGCGCGTCCTGCCACATCAGCTCGCCGTGGGTGTCGCCGGCCCGCCGCTTGGCCAGCACCAGATCCAGCCGGCCCGCCGCGAGCTGCCGGTGCAGCGTCCCGGACAGCTCCACGGTGAGCTGGAGCTCGACCTCCGGATGGTCGCGGCGGAAGGACTCCAGGATCTCGGGCAGCCGGGTCAGCACGAAGTCCTCGGAGGCTCCGAACCGCAGCCGGCCGCGCAACCGGGTGCCCGCGAAGAACGCGGCGGCCCGCTCGTGCGCCGACAGGATCGTCCGGGCGAAGCCGAGCATCGCCTCGCCGTCCTCGGTGAGGTCGACGCGATGGGTGTCCCGGGTGAACAGCTGCCGCCCGGCCGCGCCCTCCAGCCGACGCACGTGCTGGCTGACCGTGGACTGGCGGATCCCGAGCCTGCGCGCGGCCTGGGTGAAGCTCAGCGTCTGGGCCACGGCGAGGAAGGTACGCAGCTGGGCGGGGTCGTACGTAGCGTCCATGGGCCCACGCTATCGGGATGCGTGATGACAGTCAGAGCGGTATGCGTGATTCCCGATGGGGCGGAGCGGGAGCAGGATGGACGCCGACACCGCCCCCGCGCAGGAGCCGCCCGCTGAAAGCGGCACGCACAGCCGCCCGCCCGGCGCGGCGGACCGACCCCTGGAGAGAGACCCCCGAGCACATGACCCGCCGCATCCCGAGACCGTCGTCCTGGCTGCCGGTCGACGCCTACGTCCTGGCGCTGGCCGCGACCGTGGCCCTCGCGGCGCTGCTGCCCGCCCGGGGAACCGCCGCCGATGTGGCGGGCGGGGCCTCGACGGGAGCGGTCTCGCTGTTGTTCTTCCTCTACGGGGCGCGGCTCTCCACGGCCGAGGCGCTCGACGGGCTCAAGCACTGGCGTCTCCACCTCACCGTCCTGGCCTGCACCTTCGTCCTCTTCCCGCTGCTGGGACTGGCGAGCGGCGGGCTGGTGCCGTACGTGCTGACGCCCGAGCTCCAGGCAGGCTTCCTCTTCCTCTGCCTGGTCCCCTCGACGATCCAGTCGTCCATCGCGTTCACCTCGATCGCCCGGGGCAACGTGCCCGCCGCGATCTGCGCCGGGTCCTTCTCCAGCCTCGCCGGGATCTTCGTGACCCCGGTGCTCGCCGCCCTGCTCCTCGGTTCGACCGGGGGCGGGTTCTCGGCGGACTCCCTGATGAGGATCGTGCTCCAACTGCTCGTCCCGTTCCTCGCCGGGCAACTGCTGCGCCGCTGGGTCGGCGGTCTCCTCACCCGGCACAGGAAGGTGCTCGGACTGGTCGACCGGGGGTCGATCCTGCTCGTCGTCTACACCGCGTTCAGCGAGGGGATGGTCGCCGGCGTCTGGCACCAGGTCACCCCGGCCCGGCTCGGCGCGCTGCTCGCCGCCGAGGCGGTCCTGCTGGCGCTGATGCTCACCCTGAGCTGGTACGGGGCACGGCGGCTCGGGTTCGACCGGGCGGACCGGATCGCCATCCAGTTCGCCGGGTCGAAGAAGAGCCTGGCGGCCGGGCTGCCGATGGCGAGCGTGATCTTCGGCGCGCACGCGAGCCTGGCGGTGCTGCCGCTGATGCTCTTCCACCAGATGCAGCTGATGGTCTGCGCGGTGATCGCCAAACGCCGCTCCCGCGACGCCGAGCCGACCCGGGGCCCGGCGGATGCGGACTCCGCTTCCGGGGCGTTGTCGGACCCGCCGGTTACGGTGAGCCGGTAGCCGGTAGCCGGTAGCCGACAGCGAGGAAGCGCCATGAGTGACGAGCCCGGTACGCCCGCCGACGACTTTCCGCACGGGGCGGGCCATCCCGCCCGCGGCGCCCTGCGGGCGGCGGGCTACACCCGCCTCTCCCAGCTCACGACCGTGACCGCGGCGGAGGTGCTCGCGCTGCACGGGGTCGGCCCGAAGGCGGTCAGGGTCCTGCGCGAAGCGCTGGCCGCCGAGGGGCTGGCCTTCGCGGGGGAGTGAGGCCCGTACGCTCCGGGCCTCCCCGCACGGGGCTCCACCCCTCCGCGCCGCCGCGCCTCAGCCCCGGCGGGCCGTCGCCTCCAGCGCGATCCGGTGCTCACCGGCGTACACGTTCATCGACGGGCCGCGCAGGAAGCCGACCAGCGTCAGTCCGCTCTCCGCCGCCAGGTCCACGGCCAGCGACGAGGGCGCGGAGACCGCCGCGAGCACCGGGATCCCCGCCATGACGGCCTTCTGCGCCAGCTCGAACGAGGCCCGCCCCGACACCAGCAGGACGGCCCGCGACAGGGGCAGCCGGTGGTCCGTCAGCGCCCGGCCCACCAGCTTGTCGACCGCGTTGTGCCGGCCGACGTCCTCGCGGACGTCCAGCAACTCGCCCTCCTCCGAGAACAGCGCGGCGCCGTGCAGGCCGCCCGTCCGGTCGAACACCCGCTGCGCGGCCCGCAACCGGTCCGGGAGGGCGGACAGCAGCTCCGGGGTGACCCGCACCGGGGGAGCGTCGGCCACGGGGTGCCGGGTCGTGGTGCGTACCGCGTCCAGGCTGGCCTTCCCGCACAGGCCGCACGAGGAGGTGGTGTAGACGTTCCGCTCCAGCGTGATGTCGGGGACCCGGACCCCGGGCGCCAGCTTCACGTCCACCACGTTGTAGCTGTTCACACCGTCGGCCGTAGCCCCGGCGCAGTAGACGATCGACTGCACCTCGTCCCCCTCGGCGATCACCCCCTCGCTGACGAGGAAGCCCGCGGCCAGCGCGAAATCGTCGCCCGGCGTACGCATCGTGATGGCCAGCGGCCTGCCGTTCAGGCGGATCTCCAGGGGTTCCTCCGCCACCAGGGTGTCCGCGCGGGAGGAGACGGCACCGTCCCGGATGCGGAGGGTGCGGCGGCGTTCGGTGGCCCGTCCCATGGATGTGAACCCCGATCTCTCCGTGTGCGATGGCCGATGGTTTCCGTCCCTGCGGGCGGAAGCCGGAACCTGACCCCGCCATTGTCCGGCACCCGCCCCGGCGTGTCGCAGCCGCGGCCCCTGCACGCTGACCAGGCAGTTGTCAATGCTCCAACGTGTGGGCCGGATTCCTGTGGGATCACGTGCCCCCGTACCCGGCGGTAGCGACCAAGACTGGATGTTTCCTGCCCTACCCGACGATGGGAACCCGTATGACCGGCTCACGTGTCGTGGCGCTCGGCCACTACCAGCCCGCCAAGGTGCTCACCAACGACGATCTGGCGGCCATGGTCGACACGAGCGACGAGTGGATCACCAGCCGGGTCGGTATCAAGACCCGCCATGTGGGTGGCCCGGACGAGCCGGTGGACGAGATGGCCGCGCACGCGGGAGCCAAGGCGCTGGCCACGGCAGGGCTGGTGCCCGCGGACATCGATCTGGTGCTCGTCGCCACCTCCACCGCGATCGACCGGTCCCCGAGCATGGCGGCGCGGGTCGCGGCACGCCTGGGCATGGGCTCGCCCGCCGTGATGGACATCAACGTGGTGTGCTCCGGTTTCACGCACGCGCTGGCCACCGCCGACCATGCGATCCGGGCCGGTGCGGCGACCCGGGCCCTGGTCATCGGGGCCGACAAGATGGCCGACATCGCGGACTGGACCGACCGCTCCACCTGCGTCCTGCTCGGCGACGGCGCGGGCGCGGCGGTCGTCACGGCCGACCCGGCGGCCCCCGACACCCCGGAGGGACCCGGCATCGGACCGGTGCTGTGGGGCTCCGTGCCGGAGATGGGCAACGCGGTCCGGATCGAGGGGACACCGCCGCGCTTCGCGCAGGAGGGCCAGTCCGTCTACCGCTGGGCCACCACTCAGCTCCCCCCGATCGCCCGCCGGGTCTGCGAGAAGGCGGGCATCGCCCCGGAGGACCTGGCCGCCGTCGTCCTGCACC
The nucleotide sequence above comes from Streptomyces sp. NBC_01116. Encoded proteins:
- a CDS encoding RICIN domain-containing protein, which codes for MSGELAPVVEAGPYRLRNVGSKLVLEVYGAAKGSGARVQQGEDDGTAAQVWRLAPVHEGAALFHLVNEHSGKRLDVAGADTQNGTRIQQWKANNFGAQEWLIEQHPEAPGTVTLVSFISGLVMEVADRSTGAGGTVQQWEDTDSPFQWWQLEPVTRSEPVA
- a CDS encoding DNA-binding protein gives rise to the protein MSDEPGTPADDFPHGAGHPARGALRAAGYTRLSQLTTVTAAEVLALHGVGPKAVRVLREALAAEGLAFAGE
- a CDS encoding aldo/keto reductase, whose translation is MSKVPSITLNNGLDMPQLGFGVWQVPDDEAEKAVATAIETGYRSIDTAAIYENETGTGKAIAASGVARDELFVTTKLWNSEQGHDSTLRAFDASLDKLGLDYVDLYLIHWPVPAKDAYTDTYKAFEEILAEGRAKAIGVSNFHPEHLKRLLAETSVVPAVNQIELHPQLQQAGLRAFHADHGIATEAWSPLGQGKGLLEVPTVVAIAQKHGRTPAQAVLRWHLQTGNIVIPKSVTPSRIKENLDVFGFELDDDDLAAFAALDEGKRLGPDPAEFNAGA
- a CDS encoding NmrA family transcriptional regulator, whose translation is MTENAFARRDDGNGTSDDESGGRGVGQVAERGAGAGAAEGTVAGTAAGTVLVTSGTGKTGRRVVERLTALGVPVRSGSRTGEVPFDWQDASGWAAALRGVRAAYVAYYPDLAVPGAVEAMAAFGRTAAACGVRRVVLLSGRGEPQAALAEEALRGAAGTAEVTVVRSAFFAQNFSEGPLVDGVLGGEVVFPAGTSAEPFLDLDDLADVVVAALTGDGHAGAVYELTGPRSLTFAEAAEELGRATGRPVRYVPVTGTAYASLLEEFGVFGPEAEFLAGLFATLLDGHNTATTDDVERVLGREPKAFSVFVREAAGDGAWHG
- a CDS encoding bile acid:sodium symporter family protein, with product MTRRIPRPSSWLPVDAYVLALAATVALAALLPARGTAADVAGGASTGAVSLLFFLYGARLSTAEALDGLKHWRLHLTVLACTFVLFPLLGLASGGLVPYVLTPELQAGFLFLCLVPSTIQSSIAFTSIARGNVPAAICAGSFSSLAGIFVTPVLAALLLGSTGGGFSADSLMRIVLQLLVPFLAGQLLRRWVGGLLTRHRKVLGLVDRGSILLVVYTAFSEGMVAGVWHQVTPARLGALLAAEAVLLALMLTLSWYGARRLGFDRADRIAIQFAGSKKSLAAGLPMASVIFGAHASLAVLPLMLFHQMQLMVCAVIAKRRSRDAEPTRGPADADSASGALSDPPVTVSR
- a CDS encoding trans-aconitate 2-methyltransferase, coding for MSSHAGHGHHDAHAPATPVHAHAPAHAHAHAHGSVGDPATEIDWDVLGPLLEQEAELGGAQYEEAARWIAALPTAPAVRRVLDIGSGPGVVSCLLAEVFPEADVVAVDATPALLDRAKNRARRLGVIDRFQTLEAELPGDFGRLGEADLIWAGNSLHHLGDQRAALAGFAGLLRPGGTVALVEGGLPTRRLPRDIGIGQPGLEARMGAAAATRFEHMRSELPGAKRETEDWSALFTAVGLVPQGTRSFLLDLPAPLSRPARDHVVASITREREVLGGLLTAEDSAVLDRLLDPEDPEGLHHRPDVHLLTARTVHLGRRG
- a CDS encoding AraC family transcriptional regulator; this encodes MDPLAGLLDGPRARGAFLLRMVMEPPWAVRVEDRAPICLMSVRRGTASIVPSGGGEPARLGPGDIAVLRGPDPYTVADAPGTTPHALIGPGGVCTTLHGRPLSQDMVLSVRTWGNAADGATSVLVGTYLLDGEISRRLLDAVPPLLTVPADARTRPLLDLLDAEISQEEPGQRVVLDRLLDLLLIAVLRAWFARPGADAPAWYRAMGDPVVGAALRLLQHDPGYPWTVASLASRAGVSRAGLARRFTELVGEPPMAYLTGRRLALAADLLRESDATVEAVARKVGYSTPFAFSAAFKRVRGVSPQEYRGGPPGDRLDLPERQRRLPGGRPSERLIP
- a CDS encoding long-chain fatty acid--CoA ligase; translation: MPAAPQVGGLADVVFDYAEDDPHYVALGRKDAGGQWRDVTSGEFRDQVLALAKGLIAHGVRFGDRVALMSRTRYEWTLFDFALWSVGAQSVPIYPTSSAEQVLWMLHDAEVVAVMVEHEDHAMTVGSVIDRLPRLKRLWQLDAGAVDELFGAGADIDEEVVQRHRRAVTPDSVATVIYTSGTTGRPKGCVITHASFMFESDTMVTRWEPVFHSKPGDEAATLLFLPLAHVFGRMVEIAAVRGRVRLGHQPELSANALMPDLVTFRPTFILAVPYIFEKVFNGARRKAEAEGRAGPFDKAVDIAVKYAEALEQKAFGKGPGPSAGLRMQHQFFDKVVYRKVRDAMGGRVRHAMSGGSGMDRRLGLFFAGAGVAVFEGYGLTESTAAATANPPERTRYGTVGQPIPGTSVHIADDGEVWVHGPNVFSGYLGNPVATRTVLQDGWLATGDLGALDEDGYLTITGRKKEILVTSGGKSVSPAGLEERVRAHPLVAQCIVVGNDRPYIAALVTVDQESVEHWLSMQGRTPLGPADLVRDPDLEMEVRRAVVAANTAVSQAESIRTFRILAHPFTEETGLLTPSLKLKRKAIETAYAVEVDALYH
- a CDS encoding LysR family transcriptional regulator, translated to MDATYDPAQLRTFLAVAQTLSFTQAARRLGIRQSTVSQHVRRLEGAAGRQLFTRDTHRVDLTEDGEAMLGFARTILSAHERAAAFFAGTRLRGRLRFGASEDFVLTRLPEILESFRRDHPEVELQLTVELSGTLHRQLAAGRLDLVLAKRRAGDTHGELMWQDALDWIGAPQLRVDPESPVPLVVFPPPAITRARALEVLEEHGRAWRIACTSTSLSGLVAAARAGLGVMAHSRGMVPPGLTPVPARAGLPELGGVDFVLLHGSRRGAAQEAADALASAILAGGDRLHRGTGGGEGA
- a CDS encoding LysR family transcriptional regulator, which produces MELELRHLRTVRAIADTGSLTKAAATLGLAQPALSAQLRRIEKALGGTLFDRDHTGARATPLGELVLERARVVLPAVSELQAEAVRFANATGSLDRFRLGGTHGPLLGGLVDRMAAAHPSAPVSTYTSWSVAEIASLIIDGRLDFALIGTCGESPPPLADRLVWEVVGVDPVFVMLPEGHALAGEAELDLAALADECWADVPGDGCFADCFTAACARSGFTPVSVYETDTSSVVHLVQVGRAIGLCRATFPPAPGLVTRPLAGAPLSWRHLLGWHPHSSAADAVAGTVAGATRAAYAEAVSRSPSYAQWLGAHPRFGTVA